One window of Candidatus Regiella endosymbiont of Tuberolachnus salignus genomic DNA carries:
- a CDS encoding neuraminidase-like domain-containing protein, producing MKRSPPQPTITTTLKNIYLNYVPDSFISFLPPYHSIFDNTITSDNIFNALVDNQEFKKICTAGAWHQKAENIYQDILNARTLLLRHYLDAPTQTGARRLKRAAATQQRPLTYQDYFNEASNPYCDADGLAAKTSPFAYLVEIYRFAMQKIDAKKSTETLLSRRPDLADLSLDPANAYTEIPLLQLANEIIENKIAQHLTLAKTDIAFIEKKLAETQYPFDLPFHRPWQQITDRLAHTPSPQGGHFSFSQLIYQIDLCFNNSNITNVLQAYTALSPAQLQLLREPESTKARADTQKKYGVEGLRLLKNSATLYAQTHLNADKLTQIFCLAPFTPKRSALLTATEALTPEQYGAVYINAGEREAMSFNNDKTSIELLSLTRSDRLSRFIRLQKWSGLAYDKLDCLIRLTAADKSAPATIIAEDTMRALGLFRYLQQTYAIDIDVFLALIGEINAYAIGEESSLLDRLLISRQPLDDKQIFNYSATDGTDAKIIQQLATAFALTEQELRLLAEQVHRIQGAQQIPVLADNTLNYSLAVISALYRLSIVSRWMNYSLPQGLLLMKHIKVQQSTLLDIMARAVPGTEAIEAIFSYIKTAEQLQHLQLPVETVHVLAVLRGEAQDTLEAPVTEKIIALARELASIDPQRSSGTQENAIITVLNKYLALTPEMLRPLLLLIGSNSATLSLLAHQAQAETPPTTKNWLTFAQWIYKLTLANLLIQQQQIDASTLTLLAQTLRQKTEWLQLANLVALQNYMKWRAERAKSDDDLRAYFDPQNPAKNKKTLLARLLEWDEQELTQAIKAQSIDTTETSTLTLLTFSQLLSVRNLLQKTKLSINTLQKIATVYDPMRFEDHQALADRVLSAVPPNAMMDDHAQEKWRDALVTYYLGQRVAQPATEGATAVSTPKDPDQLYQHLLIDNQVSHQIKTSRIAQAIASVQQYINSSLAEPRVSTSLLSHADQTYWRTILSEYALWVANIEIQIYPQNYLDPHLRSNKSRLFSALETQLNQSEINDLSVQEAILGYLNEFEQIANLKVISGYLSSESAEKADCYLIGKTRLDPAQYYWRTFRLADLNQQNNTLNPTAWCEWQKIALPLSSAVSQSIRPVFFNNRLHIAWLETDEVKEADEDNGNTLLTKQRLSIKTAYKRYDDSWSAPHTWLSETKEHLKPLKVGDTFYYQLTYQATQDINALQFTLGTLPQGVTKDPQKGIEYNDEHSTLDSSRSDLVKNNFHPYWKKNEGDESEQGNERIIFLTKEPTQHTVIEIKKGERMVLKIPVILNQVITFDKLNAVTVVVTGENFFMNGMKMVPHFKNPEFHSIVFHDNASKPKNVFIGIFLSDKGKADYQIMFDSTYNLIKIDNDHSANYAKASHQLFKDHKILQHQINFYRFFILAEKITAQTNNDAVLAALINISKVEMIENEQGETEAQFSSHVNQAAKPNSTYTQRIRIYHDDNSQPYWETVSEETDKESIGYQFKLIPNQKIYQFLIELQADGKHAEKKLRIEVNTILASGQTRLSNIYIDENYNPDFGTTEYLNFAHSGLQKSYQPIRLNTLFVEQLINRANISIDHLLNMTIQTALLEAPLSSGKRFEIEKIEILPTKNKTGVGGIIAKYILINQIKILPNGRTGSFSVRLIPINAEYYEIDSIIELELHFFEIISYFTSFERLYDEKLRWRIKKIKNDSYQILSGKIPGHFLRQDKFFIMFSGLVVLEKPIEPGDRFTNSERVSKNLTADGYQDLAGLYLIKGDSTDIDPNVKTLNQYRIKISSGQILIDYGNNDNHEKYLKVGKISNENNTNYSCKIKRYSDINHIWEVVKEETGNTALNYHFPLNPHQKIYQFQVEISDGKNSGYRQLDLQIDTVLKSAKERLSYLSLPKKSNIIQDTQRNHYIKNILANIDKSLQDPSSTSDETGSIVEQKNDPQPIDFDGANGLYFWELFFYIPWLIAQRLNAEQHYQQAEKWLWYIFDPLAIEQEISPASAYWRVRPLDNAINQVDHQIIKPCYLSDTSDPHRLALNNPRHYCKALFLAYIKNLIDQADGCYRQLTRESLERAKQLYFQALNLLGQRPKALEGNHWQTILLKDTLTPAVTPRLLQLEQQESHLITPNLTSSPQPCSTTLSAALFKLPLNKQLLNQYWDPIENRLYNLRHNLTLDGKPLYLPLFTRTLDSRSPLAWCEEQNLGSTSTQDLSSIPHYRFQFVLSHAQQGVEMLIQYGHSLLSILERQDQNGLEQLQHTQLLALSDFALTLQQQAINSAEEALANLQLSRQSAQKRYQHYKKLYEQNISALEMASLTARGAASALELTTIPVTLSAAIVKMLPRIYGAAVGGGDPAASIEAVAINATKTSQMLIQGATLSELSAGYQRRREEWQLLYQLAEKEDQQISGQIAMQKIHIESAKTQLQQVKLQQQHIQATLRWLSTRFNNSNLYQWLSGQLATLFLQVYDAVIALCLTTQAACRYEIGDDSIDLIQPEVWHDRYRGLLAGETLKLNLLHLEQLYLSRNERSMAISKTISLQTLLGDEWQTQLTALKETGEITFSLNQASFDKDYPGHYLRQIAWVSVSLPAIIGPYQDIRAILMQTANSLMIEADPSAVKQLLTPTPGTHHVKIKQDRRVNQQIALSSSLDDSGLFTLNFNDDRYLPFEGTGAISTWILTFPLHDSDEQQAMLANLTDVIIHLRYTAKDGGLTFRQEVISQLNALQ from the coding sequence GTGAAACGCTCACCTCCCCAACCAACAATAACCACTACCCTCAAAAATATTTACTTAAACTATGTGCCAGACTCCTTTATTTCTTTTTTACCGCCTTACCATTCTATTTTTGATAACACAATAACCAGCGATAACATTTTTAATGCGCTGGTGGATAATCAAGAATTTAAAAAAATCTGTACGGCAGGAGCCTGGCATCAAAAAGCCGAAAATATTTATCAAGATATCCTCAACGCACGAACACTTTTGCTACGTCATTATTTAGATGCTCCGACTCAAACAGGAGCGCGTCGATTAAAGCGTGCTGCGGCAACCCAACAGCGCCCATTAACCTATCAAGACTATTTTAATGAAGCGTCGAACCCATATTGCGATGCGGATGGCTTGGCGGCCAAAACCTCACCTTTTGCTTATTTAGTCGAAATTTATCGTTTTGCCATGCAAAAAATAGACGCTAAAAAAAGCACGGAAACCCTGTTAAGCCGCCGCCCTGATTTGGCTGATTTATCATTAGATCCGGCAAATGCCTACACCGAAATACCGCTGTTACAGTTAGCCAACGAAATAATAGAAAACAAAATTGCCCAACATTTAACACTGGCAAAAACGGATATTGCCTTCATAGAAAAAAAATTGGCAGAAACACAGTATCCCTTTGATTTACCTTTTCATCGTCCTTGGCAACAAATCACTGATCGCTTGGCGCATACCCCATCTCCACAAGGGGGGCACTTTTCATTTAGTCAACTGATCTATCAGATTGATCTTTGTTTTAACAACAGCAATATCACCAATGTATTACAAGCCTATACCGCTTTAAGCCCAGCACAATTACAACTATTGCGCGAGCCAGAATCAACAAAAGCGAGAGCAGATACGCAAAAAAAATATGGTGTGGAAGGGCTGCGGTTATTAAAAAATAGTGCGACCTTATATGCTCAAACCCACTTAAACGCCGATAAGCTGACCCAAATATTTTGCTTAGCCCCTTTCACTCCCAAGCGCTCAGCCTTATTAACCGCCACAGAAGCACTCACGCCTGAGCAATATGGGGCGGTGTATATTAATGCCGGTGAAAGAGAAGCTATGTCATTTAATAATGATAAAACCTCGATAGAACTTTTATCACTCACCCGCTCTGATCGCCTGAGCCGTTTTATTCGTTTACAAAAATGGAGCGGGTTAGCTTATGACAAATTAGATTGTTTGATTAGATTAACCGCCGCCGATAAATCAGCACCGGCGACCATAATCGCTGAAGATACCATGCGAGCGCTGGGACTTTTTCGCTATTTACAACAAACTTATGCCATCGATATAGATGTTTTTTTAGCCTTGATCGGGGAGATCAATGCCTATGCTATCGGTGAGGAAAGTTCACTGCTCGATCGTCTTTTGATCTCTCGACAGCCTTTAGATGATAAGCAAATATTCAACTACAGCGCCACCGATGGCACTGATGCAAAAATAATCCAACAACTGGCTACCGCATTCGCGCTGACAGAGCAGGAGTTACGTCTGCTCGCTGAGCAAGTACACAGGATCCAGGGAGCGCAGCAAATACCGGTTTTAGCCGACAATACGCTTAATTACTCGCTAGCGGTTATTTCTGCGCTCTATCGGCTGAGCATCGTTTCACGCTGGATGAACTATAGCCTTCCTCAGGGCTTACTATTAATGAAGCACATTAAAGTGCAGCAATCTACCTTGCTAGACATCATGGCTCGTGCAGTACCTGGCACTGAAGCCATTGAAGCGATTTTTAGCTATATAAAAACCGCCGAACAATTACAGCACTTACAACTGCCAGTAGAAACCGTGCATGTATTGGCGGTATTGCGCGGTGAAGCACAAGACACATTAGAAGCGCCGGTGACAGAAAAAATTATCGCCTTGGCTCGCGAGCTGGCATCAATAGATCCTCAGCGTAGTAGCGGCACACAGGAAAATGCCATCATCACTGTATTGAATAAATATTTAGCCCTGACGCCCGAGATGTTACGCCCCCTACTGCTGCTGATCGGCAGTAATAGCGCCACTTTATCGCTATTAGCACATCAAGCTCAGGCTGAAACCCCACCCACCACAAAAAATTGGCTCACTTTTGCGCAATGGATCTACAAGCTAACGCTAGCCAATTTATTGATCCAGCAACAACAAATTGATGCGAGCACATTAACCCTATTAGCGCAGACACTCCGCCAAAAAACCGAGTGGTTGCAATTGGCAAACTTAGTCGCGCTACAAAATTATATGAAGTGGCGTGCTGAGCGTGCTAAAAGTGATGACGATCTGCGCGCTTATTTCGATCCACAAAATCCCGCCAAAAATAAAAAAACCTTGCTTGCACGCTTGCTAGAGTGGGATGAACAAGAGCTCACGCAGGCGATAAAGGCACAATCCATCGACACAACAGAAACTTCTACACTGACATTGCTTACCTTCTCACAGCTGCTATCCGTGCGTAATCTGTTACAAAAAACAAAACTCTCGATCAACACCTTGCAAAAAATAGCCACTGTCTATGATCCAATGCGCTTTGAAGATCACCAAGCGCTGGCCGATAGGGTACTGAGCGCCGTGCCTCCAAACGCGATGATGGACGATCACGCACAGGAAAAATGGCGCGACGCCTTGGTGACTTATTATCTCGGTCAAAGGGTTGCTCAGCCTGCCACTGAAGGCGCTACCGCTGTCTCAACGCCAAAAGATCCGGATCAGTTATATCAGCATTTATTAATTGATAATCAAGTCTCTCATCAAATTAAAACCAGCCGGATAGCACAGGCCATCGCCAGTGTGCAGCAATACATTAATAGCAGTCTAGCTGAGCCTAGAGTGAGCACGAGCCTGTTATCTCATGCCGATCAAACCTATTGGCGCACCATTTTAAGTGAATATGCCCTCTGGGTTGCCAATATAGAGATACAAATTTATCCGCAAAATTACCTTGATCCGCATTTACGATCCAACAAATCGCGTTTATTTTCTGCTTTAGAGACACAACTTAATCAAAGTGAAATTAATGATCTTAGCGTACAGGAAGCGATACTAGGCTATTTAAATGAATTTGAACAAATCGCCAATTTAAAAGTGATCAGCGGTTATCTCTCTTCAGAGAGCGCTGAAAAAGCTGATTGTTATTTAATCGGTAAAACCCGCCTTGATCCGGCACAATATTATTGGCGTACTTTTCGGCTGGCCGATCTCAATCAACAGAACAACACCCTTAATCCCACCGCTTGGTGTGAGTGGCAAAAAATAGCGTTACCACTGAGCAGTGCGGTCAGTCAAAGTATCCGCCCGGTATTTTTTAATAATCGTTTGCATATCGCTTGGCTAGAAACGGATGAAGTGAAAGAAGCCGATGAAGACAATGGCAATACACTGCTAACGAAACAACGTTTGAGTATTAAAACCGCTTACAAACGCTATGATGACAGCTGGAGTGCACCCCATACTTGGCTCAGCGAAACCAAAGAGCACTTAAAACCATTGAAAGTGGGTGATACCTTTTATTATCAACTGACTTATCAGGCGACACAGGACATTAACGCTTTACAATTTACTTTGGGTACCCTACCTCAGGGAGTCACAAAAGATCCGCAAAAAGGGATTGAATATAATGATGAACATAGCACCCTTGATAGCAGTCGTAGCGATCTGGTGAAAAATAATTTTCATCCCTATTGGAAAAAAAACGAGGGAGACGAATCGGAGCAGGGTAACGAAAGGATTATTTTTTTAACAAAAGAACCCACCCAGCACACAGTAATAGAAATAAAAAAGGGTGAGAGGATGGTATTAAAAATACCGGTGATCCTCAACCAAGTAATCACCTTTGATAAATTAAATGCAGTAACAGTGGTGGTTACTGGGGAAAACTTTTTTATGAATGGGATGAAAATGGTGCCTCATTTTAAAAATCCCGAATTTCATTCTATTGTCTTTCATGATAATGCCAGTAAACCGAAAAATGTGTTTATCGGTATTTTTTTATCTGATAAGGGTAAAGCCGATTACCAAATTATGTTCGATAGCACTTATAACCTGATTAAAATAGACAATGATCACAGCGCTAATTATGCTAAAGCCAGTCATCAACTATTTAAAGACCATAAAATTTTACAGCATCAAATAAATTTCTATCGTTTTTTTATTCTCGCTGAAAAAATTACTGCTCAGACAAATAATGATGCTGTATTAGCAGCATTGATTAATATTAGTAAAGTCGAAATGATAGAAAATGAACAGGGAGAAACCGAAGCGCAGTTTTCATCACATGTTAATCAAGCAGCTAAACCCAATTCAACTTATACCCAACGCATTCGAATTTATCACGATGATAATAGTCAACCCTATTGGGAAACCGTCAGTGAAGAGACTGATAAAGAAAGTATTGGTTATCAATTTAAATTAATCCCCAATCAAAAAATATATCAATTTTTAATTGAACTGCAAGCAGATGGAAAACACGCAGAAAAAAAACTGCGTATCGAAGTCAATACAATTTTAGCCTCCGGCCAGACGCGGCTATCTAATATTTATATTGATGAAAATTATAATCCTGATTTTGGCACTACGGAATATCTTAATTTTGCGCATTCTGGATTACAAAAAAGCTATCAACCTATTCGGCTCAATACATTATTTGTTGAACAACTGATCAATCGAGCTAATATAAGTATTGATCATCTGCTTAATATGACCATTCAAACGGCACTATTAGAAGCGCCGTTATCATCAGGAAAACGTTTTGAAATTGAAAAAATAGAGATACTCCCGACTAAAAATAAAACCGGAGTCGGCGGTATCATCGCAAAATACATATTAATAAATCAAATTAAAATTTTGCCCAATGGACGTACCGGAAGTTTTTCTGTTAGGCTTATTCCTATTAATGCAGAATATTATGAAATAGATTCTATTATTGAATTAGAACTGCATTTTTTTGAAATAATAAGTTATTTCACTAGTTTTGAGCGCCTGTATGATGAAAAACTACGCTGGAGAATTAAAAAAATAAAAAACGACAGTTATCAAATCCTCTCTGGTAAAATTCCGGGTCATTTTCTACGACAAGATAAATTTTTTATTATGTTTAGTGGATTAGTGGTTTTAGAAAAACCCATTGAACCGGGTGATCGATTTACTAATTCCGAGAGAGTGAGTAAAAATTTAACAGCGGATGGGTATCAAGATCTGGCTGGTCTTTATTTGATAAAAGGGGATTCGACAGACATTGATCCCAATGTAAAAACATTAAATCAATACAGAATAAAAATAAGCTCAGGTCAAATACTTATCGATTATGGCAATAATGATAATCACGAAAAATATTTAAAAGTGGGAAAGATCAGCAATGAAAATAATACCAATTACAGCTGTAAAATTAAACGTTATTCTGATATTAACCATATTTGGGAGGTGGTAAAAGAAGAAACAGGTAACACCGCCCTAAATTACCACTTTCCTTTAAATCCTCATCAAAAAATATATCAATTTCAAGTAGAGATTTCGGATGGAAAAAATAGCGGATATCGACAACTTGATCTGCAAATTGATACCGTTTTAAAATCTGCCAAAGAACGCCTTTCTTATCTTAGTCTCCCTAAAAAGAGTAATATTATTCAGGACACACAAAGAAATCACTATATTAAAAATATACTCGCCAATATAGATAAATCGCTCCAAGATCCATCATCAACCTCTGATGAAACCGGTAGCATCGTTGAGCAAAAAAATGATCCGCAACCGATCGATTTTGATGGCGCCAATGGGCTCTATTTTTGGGAATTATTTTTTTATATTCCGTGGTTGATCGCCCAGCGCCTTAATGCTGAACAACATTATCAACAGGCTGAAAAGTGGCTGTGGTATATTTTTGATCCTTTAGCCATCGAACAAGAAATATCGCCTGCTAGCGCCTATTGGCGTGTACGACCTTTGGATAACGCCATCAATCAAGTTGATCACCAAATTATCAAGCCTTGTTATCTCAGCGATACCTCTGATCCTCATCGGCTGGCGCTAAATAACCCCCGCCATTATTGTAAGGCGCTTTTTTTAGCTTATATTAAAAACCTGATTGATCAGGCCGATGGATGCTATCGGCAATTAACGCGAGAAAGTTTAGAAAGGGCTAAACAGCTTTATTTTCAAGCCTTGAATTTGTTAGGTCAGCGGCCGAAAGCGCTTGAGGGGAACCACTGGCAAACTATCTTATTAAAAGATACCCTCACCCCAGCGGTGACACCCAGGTTATTACAATTAGAACAACAAGAAAGCCATCTTATTACCCCAAACCTAACATCGTCACCGCAGCCTTGTAGCACCACGTTAAGCGCTGCTTTGTTTAAATTGCCATTAAACAAGCAGCTGCTAAATCAATATTGGGATCCCATCGAAAATCGTCTGTACAATTTACGTCATAATTTAACGCTGGATGGTAAACCCTTATATTTACCGTTGTTCACTCGCACATTAGACAGCAGATCACCATTAGCATGGTGTGAAGAACAAAACCTGGGATCCACTTCCACCCAAGATTTGAGCAGCATCCCACATTATCGCTTTCAATTTGTGTTATCCCATGCTCAGCAAGGGGTAGAAATGTTAATACAATACGGCCATAGCTTATTGTCTATATTGGAGCGTCAAGATCAAAATGGGCTAGAACAGCTGCAACACACGCAATTATTAGCATTATCAGATTTCGCTTTAACCTTGCAGCAACAGGCGATTAACAGTGCCGAAGAGGCATTAGCCAATTTACAACTGAGTCGTCAAAGCGCGCAAAAACGTTACCAACACTATAAAAAGTTATACGAACAAAATATTTCTGCACTGGAAATGGCCAGTTTGACCGCCCGCGGGGCGGCAAGCGCCCTAGAGTTGACGACTATCCCTGTCACTCTCTCCGCCGCCATTGTTAAGATGCTACCCAGGATATATGGAGCGGCAGTAGGGGGCGGCGATCCGGCAGCATCGATAGAAGCGGTTGCTATTAATGCGACGAAAACATCACAGATGTTAATTCAAGGGGCGACGCTCAGTGAACTGTCGGCGGGATACCAACGACGCCGTGAAGAATGGCAGTTACTTTATCAGCTGGCGGAGAAAGAAGATCAGCAGATCAGCGGCCAGATAGCAATGCAAAAAATACACATTGAATCCGCTAAAACACAGCTCCAACAGGTTAAATTACAACAACAGCATATTCAGGCTACCTTGCGGTGGCTTAGCACCCGCTTTAATAACAGCAATTTATATCAATGGCTCAGCGGCCAACTCGCTACGCTTTTTTTACAAGTTTACGATGCCGTGATCGCGCTTTGTCTCACCACTCAGGCGGCTTGTCGCTATGAAATCGGCGATGACAGTATTGACCTTATTCAACCCGAGGTTTGGCATGATCGTTATCGTGGTTTGCTCGCTGGTGAAACGTTAAAATTGAATTTACTGCATCTTGAACAGCTTTATTTAAGTCGTAATGAACGCAGTATGGCGATCAGCAAAACCATTTCTTTGCAAACCTTGCTGGGCGATGAGTGGCAAACTCAGCTGACGGCACTTAAAGAAACAGGTGAGATCACTTTTTCGCTCAACCAAGCTTCGTTTGATAAGGATTATCCCGGTCATTATTTACGGCAAATTGCCTGGGTTTCCGTTTCGCTACCGGCGATAATCGGCCCTTATCAGGATATCCGTGCCATCCTGATGCAAACGGCTAACAGCTTGATGATCGAAGCCGATCCGAGTGCGGTTAAACAGTTACTGACCCCTACTCCTGGAACCCATCATGTTAAGATCAAGCAAGATCGCCGTGTTAACCAACAAATCGCACTCTCGAGCAGTTTAGATGATAGCGGTCTGTTTACCTTAAATTTTAACGATGATCGTTATTTACCTTTTGAAGGCACCGGCGCGATTTCAACCTGGATCTTAACCTTTCCTCTCCATGACAGTGATGAGCAACAAGCCATGTTAGCCAACCTCACTGATGTCATTATCCATCTGCGTTACACAGCTAAAGACGGCGGCCTGACATTTAGACAGGAGGTGATTTCTCAACTCAACGCATTACAATAA
- a CDS encoding RHS repeat-associated core domain-containing protein — MNNAQNSNDKPAVFKDTPQLTVFDNSGRVVRRVDYYRAQTTETLRTDITHTHYDAFKRTALQRDPRLFAAWQQDANSPANIRTHFSLSQRELAHDSLDAGQQIQLFNDHGQLHCSWDSNQMKRRMSYDRLARPEAIFETQSAIAGSTTATEKCVERFVYQDHCQYSHKADELKNAQNTNQIGQLIRHHDSAGVIKREKFTLTGLPKKVVRQFITATESPSWPAIHTEPSPLVETESYVTERSYNALGELIEQIDAKGHKQRFTYNNSGQLISSTLTLTGNTLSKLLVSDLDYSPFGQRITEKMGNGVITRFEFEPETQRLLRTYSTRTTDNKRLQDLHYRYDPVGNIISIEDQAQLNQFHNNQQLVPIRHYGYDSHYQLTQASGRESSANQRQNAHLPNAIPFNSSPDKVSNYQRRYHYDSAGNLIRWHHQGAGSYTNKLIIAPHSNRALLQNEQVSIEAQQVDNQFDANGNAKQLCSPSLSAPTLHWDQRNQLKKITLLARKEQADDEEIYHYDSAGQRVSKIHSYHQSSTITHTDKVRYLPGIELRTHSANSIQQVLQVLTLSAGERQIRLLHWENDKNKTDQLRYSLSDQLNSSTLELDENAQLLTREEYYPYGGTALWAAKNDIEAKYKFVRYSGKERDTSGLYYHGRRYYAPWLGRWINPDPAGTIDGLNLYRMASNNPIRYRDPSGLNTNNAVQEISKDYSIINTGTANMTTAKRDKIINAYHGANQVVQNALNTLNDASRESRVNAVFNSFFGARSNQQHDSIKQDLIKKLTPLGNINITTAQNNAVEIASKTRFFGLQRNNDHVVAIVHADDIKDKTHRIFFNQSFFTRTKIDASSTIIHENSHLVLKTHDYFYNAAADQGAPDLKPALQNHSVTPTIQQWAEDIKSQGPAITGNGAARFIALALPVGQNPATYSLADAIGRFKNDFDFRRFIHLNNAESIALLAMSLAPDLTSYFYPLRP, encoded by the coding sequence ATGAATAATGCTCAAAATAGCAATGACAAACCGGCGGTATTTAAAGATACGCCTCAATTAACCGTATTCGACAACAGCGGGCGAGTGGTACGCAGGGTTGATTACTACCGTGCCCAAACGACAGAAACCCTGCGAACCGATATTACTCACACCCATTACGATGCCTTTAAGCGTACCGCCCTGCAACGGGATCCACGTTTGTTCGCCGCTTGGCAGCAAGATGCAAACAGCCCTGCTAACATCCGCACGCATTTTTCTTTAAGTCAGCGCGAATTGGCGCATGATAGCCTCGATGCCGGACAGCAGATCCAATTATTTAATGATCATGGGCAACTGCATTGCAGTTGGGATAGTAACCAAATGAAGCGCCGCATGAGCTATGATCGCCTCGCGCGCCCTGAGGCGATTTTTGAAACCCAATCAGCAATAGCCGGATCCACGACGGCAACAGAAAAATGTGTAGAACGCTTTGTTTATCAAGACCATTGTCAATACAGTCATAAAGCCGATGAATTGAAAAACGCGCAAAATACCAATCAAATCGGCCAACTGATCCGTCATCACGACAGTGCGGGTGTGATAAAACGCGAAAAATTTACCCTCACCGGTCTGCCTAAAAAAGTAGTGCGACAATTTATCACGGCGACAGAATCGCCCTCTTGGCCAGCGATCCACACCGAGCCAAGCCCTTTAGTCGAAACCGAAAGTTATGTTACCGAGCGTAGTTACAATGCTCTGGGTGAGCTCATCGAACAAATCGACGCCAAAGGCCATAAGCAACGGTTTACATACAATAATAGCGGTCAGCTTATCAGCAGCACCCTCACCTTAACCGGTAATACGCTCAGCAAACTGCTGGTCAGCGATCTGGATTACAGCCCTTTTGGTCAACGGATCACTGAAAAAATGGGCAATGGGGTGATCACCCGTTTTGAATTTGAGCCTGAGACCCAACGCCTATTACGAACCTACAGCACACGAACAACAGACAACAAGCGGTTACAAGATCTGCATTATCGTTATGATCCGGTCGGTAATATTATTTCAATCGAAGATCAAGCACAGCTCAATCAATTTCATAACAATCAACAGCTGGTGCCGATACGTCACTATGGTTACGACAGTCACTATCAATTAACACAAGCCAGTGGTCGTGAAAGCAGCGCTAATCAGCGCCAAAATGCCCACTTACCCAATGCGATTCCATTCAACAGTAGCCCGGATAAAGTGAGCAATTATCAACGTCGTTACCACTACGATAGTGCCGGTAATCTTATCCGCTGGCATCACCAAGGCGCCGGATCTTACACCAACAAGCTGATCATCGCTCCTCACAGTAATCGTGCGCTGTTACAAAACGAGCAGGTCAGCATTGAGGCGCAGCAAGTTGATAATCAGTTTGATGCCAACGGCAATGCCAAACAATTGTGCTCACCAAGCTTGAGCGCGCCAACTCTTCATTGGGATCAGCGCAATCAGCTAAAAAAAATCACCTTACTGGCACGTAAAGAGCAGGCCGATGATGAAGAAATTTATCATTATGACAGTGCGGGGCAGAGGGTGAGTAAAATACATTCTTATCATCAAAGCAGCACGATCACTCACACCGATAAAGTGCGTTACTTGCCGGGCATTGAACTGAGAACACACAGTGCTAACAGCATACAACAAGTATTGCAGGTACTGACGTTATCCGCAGGAGAGCGTCAAATCAGATTGTTGCATTGGGAAAATGATAAAAATAAAACCGATCAACTACGTTATAGCCTCAGTGATCAACTCAATTCAAGCACGCTGGAATTAGATGAGAACGCACAACTGCTGACACGTGAAGAATATTATCCCTATGGCGGCACGGCGTTATGGGCAGCAAAAAATGACATCGAAGCGAAATATAAATTTGTACGTTACTCGGGTAAAGAACGTGATACCAGTGGACTTTACTACCATGGACGCCGTTATTATGCGCCTTGGCTAGGACGTTGGATTAATCCTGATCCGGCAGGAACCATTGACGGACTCAATTTATATCGCATGGCAAGCAATAATCCTATCCGTTATCGTGATCCTTCCGGTTTAAATACTAACAACGCTGTCCAAGAGATAAGCAAAGATTATTCCATTATCAACACTGGCACCGCCAATATGACGACAGCCAAAAGGGATAAAATTATTAACGCTTATCACGGAGCAAATCAGGTGGTGCAGAACGCACTCAATACCTTAAATGATGCCAGCCGAGAAAGCAGAGTGAATGCGGTATTTAACAGTTTTTTTGGCGCGCGCAGTAATCAGCAGCATGACAGTATAAAACAAGATTTAATTAAAAAATTAACCCCTCTCGGTAATATTAATATTACGACGGCACAGAATAACGCGGTAGAAATTGCTTCGAAGACCCGCTTCTTTGGCCTACAGAGAAATAATGATCATGTTGTTGCTATCGTACATGCTGATGATATAAAAGATAAAACCCATCGAATTTTTTTCAACCAATCCTTTTTTACCCGAACCAAGATTGACGCCAGTTCGACGATTATTCATGAAAATAGTCACTTAGTTTTAAAGACGCATGACTATTTTTACAACGCCGCCGCGGATCAAGGCGCACCTGATCTGAAGCCCGCGTTACAAAACCACTCAGTCACCCCAACCATTCAACAATGGGCAGAGGATATTAAATCACAAGGCCCTGCCATTACAGGAAACGGCGCGGCAAGATTTATCGCCCTCGCGCTTCCAGTGGGGCAAAATCCCGCAACCTACTCATTAGCCGACGCCATTGGGCGCTTTAAGAACGATTTTGATTTTAGACGCTTTATACATCTGAATAACGCGGAAAGCATAGCGCTCTTAGCGATGTCGCTAGCACCTGATCTTACATCGTATTTTTATCCCCTTCGCCCTTGA